A single region of the Streptomyces caelestis genome encodes:
- a CDS encoding glycerol-3-phosphate dehydrogenase/oxidase yields the protein MTSQSTLQSVPALGTHPASGSNPSRAETREQLAKASYDLLVIGGGILGISTAWHAAQSGLRVALVDAGDFAGATSSASSKLLHGGLRYLQTGAVKLVAENHFERRAVSRQVAPHLANPLTFYLPVYKGGPHGAAKLGAGVFAYSALSAFGDGVGHLLSPAKAAQDVPELRTENLKAVAVYGDDQMNDARMALMTVRAAVEAGAVVLNHAEVTGLRFTQGRVTGAELKDRLSGDEFGVNARLVLNATGPWVDHLRKMEDANSAPSIRLSKGAHLVLKRTSPWKAALATPIDKYRITFALPWEDMLLLGTTDEEFEGDPADVAVTERDISQILDEAAFSVRDQQLNRDLITYAFAGLRVLPGGPGDTSKAKRETVVTEGKGGMLSVAGGKWTTFRHIGRTIMKKLESLPGHPLGDDFEPISSLPKRLPLPGIANPRAVAHRLLTDRPAPGPRMGADTARHLATHYGSLAFDIARLANESPELAERVHPDAPEIWAQVVWARDHEWAETQDDVLRRRTTLTIRGLATDDIRAKVQDLLDKK from the coding sequence ATGACCAGTCAGTCCACCCTGCAGTCCGTGCCTGCCCTGGGGACGCACCCGGCCTCCGGCTCGAACCCGAGCCGAGCCGAGACCAGGGAGCAGCTCGCCAAGGCGTCGTACGACCTTCTCGTGATCGGCGGCGGCATCCTGGGCATCTCCACCGCCTGGCACGCCGCGCAGTCCGGCCTCAGGGTGGCTCTGGTCGACGCCGGCGACTTCGCCGGTGCCACCTCCTCCGCCTCCTCCAAGCTGCTCCACGGCGGTCTGCGCTACCTCCAGACCGGGGCCGTGAAGCTGGTGGCGGAGAACCACTTCGAGCGCCGTGCGGTCTCCCGGCAGGTGGCCCCCCACCTGGCGAACCCGCTCACGTTCTACCTCCCCGTCTACAAGGGCGGGCCCCACGGCGCGGCGAAGCTCGGGGCGGGCGTCTTCGCCTACTCCGCGCTGTCGGCCTTCGGTGACGGCGTCGGGCACCTGCTCTCGCCGGCCAAGGCCGCGCAGGACGTGCCCGAGCTGCGCACCGAGAACCTCAAGGCCGTGGCCGTGTACGGCGACGACCAGATGAACGACGCGCGCATGGCGCTGATGACGGTCCGCGCGGCCGTGGAGGCGGGCGCGGTCGTCCTCAACCACGCCGAGGTGACGGGCCTGCGCTTCACCCAGGGCCGCGTCACGGGCGCCGAGCTGAAGGACCGCCTCTCCGGTGACGAGTTCGGCGTCAACGCCCGGCTGGTGCTGAACGCGACCGGCCCGTGGGTCGACCATCTGCGGAAGATGGAGGACGCGAACTCCGCGCCGTCCATCCGCCTGTCGAAGGGTGCGCACCTGGTCCTGAAGCGCACCTCCCCCTGGAAGGCCGCGCTCGCGACCCCGATCGACAAGTACCGCATCACCTTCGCCCTCCCCTGGGAGGACATGCTGCTGCTCGGCACCACCGACGAGGAGTTCGAGGGCGACCCGGCGGACGTCGCGGTCACCGAGAGGGACATATCCCAGATCCTCGACGAGGCCGCCTTCTCCGTCCGTGACCAGCAGCTGAACCGCGACCTCATCACGTACGCCTTCGCCGGTCTGCGCGTGCTGCCGGGCGGCCCCGGCGACACCTCGAAGGCCAAGCGCGAGACGGTGGTGACCGAGGGCAAGGGCGGCATGCTGTCCGTCGCGGGCGGCAAGTGGACCACCTTCCGCCACATCGGCCGTACGATCATGAAGAAGCTGGAGTCGCTGCCGGGCCACCCCCTGGGCGACGACTTCGAGCCCATCAGCTCGCTGCCGAAGAGGCTGCCGCTGCCCGGCATCGCCAATCCGCGCGCGGTCGCCCACCGGCTGCTGACCGACCGCCCGGCGCCCGGCCCGCGCATGGGCGCCGACACCGCAAGGCACCTGGCCACGCACTACGGCTCCCTCGCCTTCGACATCGCCCGCCTGGCCAACGAGAGCCCCGAGCTCGCCGAGCGCGTCCACCCCGACGCCCCGGAGATCTGGGCGCAGGTCGTCTGGGCCCGGGACCACGAGTGGGCCGAGACGCAGGACGACGTGCTGCGCCGCCGCACGACGCTGACGATCCGCGGCCTGGCCACGGACGACATCCGCGCCAAGGTCCAGGACCTGCTCGACAAGAAGTAG
- a CDS encoding FadR/GntR family transcriptional regulator: protein MAVTDEAIVKIKDMIVSGALRPGDRLPKESELAADLGLSRNSLREAVRALSLIRILDVRQGDGTYVTSLDPQLLLEALSFVVDFHRDDTVLEFLAVRRILEPAATAMAALRISEQQLDALTAQLDKLGEDPSVEDLVACDLEFHRGIVQSSGNSVLCSLLDGLSGPTTRARIWRGLTQEDAVGRTLREHRAIVAALRDRDAEAARSWATVHIASVEQWLRSTL, encoded by the coding sequence ATGGCAGTCACCGACGAGGCGATCGTGAAGATCAAGGACATGATCGTCTCCGGCGCGCTGCGGCCGGGCGACCGGCTGCCCAAGGAGAGCGAACTCGCCGCCGACCTCGGCCTGTCCCGCAACTCCCTGCGGGAGGCCGTACGCGCCCTGTCCCTCATCCGGATCCTGGACGTCCGGCAGGGCGACGGCACGTACGTCACCAGCCTCGATCCGCAACTCCTCCTGGAAGCCCTGAGCTTCGTCGTGGACTTCCACCGCGACGACACGGTCCTGGAGTTCCTGGCCGTACGCCGCATCCTGGAGCCCGCCGCTACGGCCATGGCGGCCCTGCGGATCAGCGAGCAGCAACTGGACGCGCTGACGGCCCAGCTGGACAAGCTCGGCGAGGACCCGTCCGTGGAGGATCTCGTCGCCTGCGACCTGGAGTTCCACCGGGGCATCGTGCAGAGCTCGGGCAACTCCGTGTTGTGCTCGCTGCTCGACGGGTTGTCGGGCCCCACCACCCGCGCCCGGATCTGGCGCGGTCTGACCCAGGAGGACGCGGTCGGCCGCACCCTGCGCGAGCACCGGGCGATCGTCGCGGCCCTGCGGGACCGGGACGCCGAGGCGGCGCGTTCCTGGGCGACGGTGCACATCGCGAGCGTGGAGCAGTGGCTGCGTTCCACGCTGTGA